DNA from Algisphaera agarilytica:
TCGACCTTCGGCCATGAGCTGGTTGGCCAGATCGAGCTGCGTGGTCTGGGGCATCACTTGCCGGGGGTGGTTCTCCAGCAGAGCGGTGTAACGCTCGGCGGCCAACGCCATGTCCTGGTCGGCGGCGGCCTTGGAGACCTCGCCACGCCGCTGCATGAGGTCTTGGTCCATGGGCGACGGCGCGGGGACGGCCGCAGCCGAGCCGGCCTCGGTATGGGAGGTGTCGGCCGCTTGCTCGTGTTCCCAGGGCTTGAATCCTTCGGCGGCGAGGCGTTTGAACTGCGAGCGACGCCGTTTCTGCTCGATCAGCGCGAGCAGGTCATACGGCTCGCGCGGCAGCAGACGCGTGAGCAGCATTGCCATCCCGATGATGAAGCCGTAGAGGTAGCCCGCGAGGTGGGCGACGTAGGCGGTGTTGCCGTAGCCGCTGAAGTGGAAGACCAGGTCGAGCACAACACGGAACAGGATCAGCACCATCGAGGAGATGACAAAGCTTCCGAAGAAAATCAGCAGCCAGTACGCGATGGTGACGTTGGACAGGGGGAACAGCGCAAGGTAGATCCCCGTGACCGCGGCAACGGAGCCGGACGCGCCGAGCACCGGGCCGGCGGTTGGGTCGGAGATGTGGGCCAGCCCGGCGAGGACACCTGCGCTGAGGTAGAAGCCCAGGTAGCCGAGCTTGCCCATGCGGTCTTCGACGGCGTTGCCGAAGACGTAGAGGAACAGCATGTTGAAGATCAGGTGCAGCGGCATGCTGATGCCCAGGAACGGCATCGGTTCGGGGCCGGCGTGCAGGAACTGGTAAGTGATGAACTGGTAGAGCCGGGTGTTGGGCTCGTCCGGCCAGAGCCACAGGCCGACACCCGGGGCGTTCTGGAAGATCTCGGGGATGCTATAGCCGCCGCCGGAATAGAGGCTGAATTGCTGGCTGGACTGCCAGGTGAAGCCGTAGACGATGATGTTGGCCGCGATGAGGCCGTAGTTCACCCACGGGGTGCGTTTGAACTTGCGGTCGGTGCTGATGGGGAAAAACATCGCTCAGCCGGCCCCGCCCGCGGTGTCGTCGGGTTTGCCGGGCTGGGTGGGTGGCCCGATGTTGTCGAGAGACGGATCGGCGTCCTGGGTGGCGGCATCGGGCCTGGAGATCTCGGGCAGGTCCTGCTTGTCGCCGCCGAGTACCGCGAGCCCGATTCCCGCCATGGCGACGCCCAGCGCGAGTACGGCGATGATGAGGATGGCCATGCGCCGGTTCTGGCTCGACATCGCACCGGGGCGCTGGGTTTGCTTGAGGTTGGCGGCGGAGCGGGCGAGTTCCTGGGCGGCTTCAGTGGAGGCGAACTTGGCTTCGCGGATCGGCGGGGGCGTGCCACCAATCGTGCTGTCGCCGGGCTTGGCCTGGGGCTCGGCCTGCATCAGGTCGCTCAGGCCCGACATCCCGGTCACGCTGCTGTCCGAGCGCGGGTCGGCGGGCGGCGGGTCTTCCTGGATCGAAGGCTCGGGCGCTTCCGGCCGATTTTCCTGGCGGTGGATGTGTGACGCACTAATCCGCCAGGTGTGGCCGCAGGACGGGCATTGGGTGGCTGCGCCGACGCGCAGAAACGGCGACACGCGTTTATCTCGGCAGGATGGGCAGGCCAATTCGTACATCGGTCCACGCACTTTAGCAGCCGCCCCGCCCGACAACCAACACCGGCTACAGTCGGTTCGCAAATCGGACCCTACGCATGCGGGGCGTCCCTATAATCGGATCGGATGTCCCTGGCCCTACCCATTCTCGATGACCTGCCCCAGCGGCCGAAGTTCGCCCAGGGGCCCCGGTCGCTTTCGGCGGTGAAGCTGCTGCGGTTGTCTTTGACCGACCGGTGCAACCTGCGGTGCGTGTACTGCATGCCCGACGACGGGGTCACGTTCTACGACCACGCCGACCTGCTCTCGGCCGACGATATCGTCGCGGTGGCCGCCGCCGCACGCGAGGCGGGCGTGACCCATTTCAAGATCACCGGCGGCGAGCCCACGCTCCGCAAAGACCTGGTCGAACTCGTCCGACGACTCGCGGCCCTGGGCCCCGAAGACCTCTCCATGACCACCAACGGCCTGCGTCTGGGCCAACGCGGCGGCCAGCTCGCCCATGAACTGCGTGAGGCCGGCCTGGACCGCATCACGGTGTCGCTCGATTCGCTGGACCCCCAGACCTTCGGGAAGATCAGCGGCGATCGCGGATTCACCCTGGAACAGGTCTGGGCGGGGATCAATGCTGCGACCCAGGCGGGATTCGAGAAGCTCAAGCTCAACGTCGTGGTCATCGGCGGGGTCAACGACCACGAAACCCCCGACTTCGCGGCGCTGACCCTCGAGCATCCGTGGACCGTGCGTTTTATTGAGTACATGCCTCTAGGGGAAAGTACGCTGACCCAGAGTTTGCTCGGGGCAAACACGTTCACGGTCGACAACCAGCAGATCATCCAACGCATCGAGGCGCAGCACGGCCCATTGGTGTCGGTGCATCGCGACCGCGAGCCCGGTGTCGGGCCGGCGCAGGTCTATCGGCTCGACCGCCCCGGGGTCGTGCCCGGGCGGCTGGGCTTCATCTCTGCGATGAGCCAGCCGTTCTGCGAGACGTGCAACCGTTTGCGCCTCACCGCTCGGGGGGAGTTGCGGGCCTGCCTCTTCGATGGCGGGGAGGTGGACTTGCTGCCTACCCTCCGGAGCAACGACGATCCGCAGCCCGATTTGATCCAGCTGATGGCCCGCTGCGTGGCCGAGAAACCCGAAACCCACAGCCCGCGCGGCAACCGTGCGATGTCGCAGCTGGGTGGTTGAACGTTGACACACACTGTTCCAGCTTCGACCATACCCCCATGCCCGAATCCATACTCGAACGCGCCGAAGAGTTCAGCCTGCCCGAGGCCCTGACCGTTCAGCCCGGTGAAGGCGAGTTGCCACGGCTCCGGGTTGAGACGGATCACTGCTCCGGCGCCCAGTACCTGCATGGGGCGACTGTTACCGATTGGAAGCCCGCGGGCGAGGAGCCGGTGCTGTTTACTTCTGCTCACGCGGTCTACCGCGACGGCAAGGCGATCCGCGGCGGCGTGCCGATCTGCTTCCCGTGGTTCGGCCCGCACCCGACCGACCCAAGCGCCCCCGCGCACGGGCTGGTCCGCACGATCCCGTGGCGGCTGACCCAGACCGCCCAAGGCCCCGCCGGCGTCGAGACGCAGATGGTGACCACCCTGGACCAGCTGCACGCCGACTATCGCGTGACGTTTGGCAAGCAGCTCACGCTGAATCTGACGGTGACCAATATCGCCGATACCGACCAGACGTTTGAGGCGGCGCTGCACACCTACTTCCGCGTCGGCGATGCACGCGAGGTAACGATTGCCGGCCTCGAATACACACGGTTTATCGACAAGCTTCAAGATATGAAGGTATGCGATCAGGGTGAGCACCCGGTGACCTTCACGGCAGAGACCGACCGTGTTTATGTCGACACCCAGGCGACCTGTGTGCTCAACGACCCGGTGATGAACCGCAAGATTAAGGTCGAAAAACTCGGCAGCCTTTCGACGGTGGTGTGGAACCCGTGGATCGGCAAGTCGCAAAGCACCGCCGACTTCGGCGACGACGAATGGACGGGCATGTGCTGCATCGAGTCGGCCAACATCGGCGACGAAGCGGTAAGCCTGGCGCCCGGCGCTTCACACACGCTGCTGGTCAAACTCTCGGTCGAGACGCTTTGATCACCTTGCCCAACTTCAGCTTGGCGGGCTAGGTTTGATGACAAGCGAAACGATTCTGAACTACTGCCTCTGGATGGTTGCGCCGCCCTGCTGGCCCCCGGCGCCTTCCACCGTTTCGACCACGTTCGGCGGCTCGGGAATCGCAACGGCCGGGTCGAAGCCTGCCGCGACGACCTCGGCCGAAACCGCTTGCTCCCATCGGCGATAGGTGCGGGGCGCTAAGGGCAGGCTCTGATAGTTGATGTAGGCCGTTCGATACGCGTTGAGTCGGATAAACAGGTCGTGCTTCCGGTCGGTCATGAATTGGGCGAACGCGTCCTCGGCCATCTGCGAGAACGGCGGCAACCGGAGCCGGCCCCCGCCGACGTCGAGGCCCGTCTCGTAGCTGAATTTCTCGTTGTACATGCGGTGCACGTTCTGCGCGAGGGCGAGGTTCTGGTTGAACACTTGCATCCCGCGGACGTTGCCGGAGGCAAGGCCTTGCCGGTAGGCCTCGATAAAGCGCGAGTTGATCAGCGAGATCATGCCCGGTCGGCCCAGGTCGTCGTCGTAGATCATCCAGGCGACGAAGTCTTCTAGCGAAAGGTTTTCGTAAATCCCTCGGGTGTACGCTTGTCCGGATTCGCTGTATTCATCGATGAGTCGCTGGTAGTAGTACTCGGCCTGGGGGCGGCTGCCGTAGAGGAAGGAATACAGCACAGCTTTTTGCAGGAAGTTCTCTTCACCACCTTCAAAAGCCTCTTCTCTGATGCGTTGGCCGAGTTGTTCGTCGTTGGCCATCGCTTTGGTTTCATCGACGATCTTGAAGTAGCCCTCGATATAGTCGGGGTCGGGTAGCAGGTCGATCTGTTGGCCGGGGCGATTGAACGGGTTGAACGAGACCGTGCCCGCGTCGCTGAGGGCCTGCATGGAGTGCAACGCCATGCGTTGGGTGTTGAGGATGTCGACCTTGCTTTCGTCGCGGAGATCGAAGTATTGCTCGACCCCCAATCGTGCCCAGTAGAGGCTGTGGGTATGGGGATGGCGCCAGTCCAGCGGCCCGTAGTGACCGGGGTAGAACGGGTCGTCTTTCTTGTTTTCCGGGATCGGAGCCATGTACTGATACATCTTCACCGGCTGCATGTGGTAGTCCTCGATGAGAACCTTGGCCCGCAGGAAAGGCAGCAACTCCCCGAGCAGCGCCTCACGCAACCCGCTGTCGAGGTCTTCGGCCTGGACCTGAAGAATCAGCGGCAAGACCTCACGGGCTTCTGGCGGCATCAGCGAATCGGGCAGGCCCTGGACGATCTCCGGCGACCGGAAGCGGAGGTACATGATGCATTTGCCAAACGCCCGCAGGGTTTTTTGGTCAAGCCCCATGCCGCGTCGACGTAGCTCGTCGACCAAGACGCCGGCGGCGGGGTAGTCTTCTACGAACGCCGTCGCCGCGTCACGCTCGGCACGGTTGAGTTGGTCCGCGGTCGACTCCAGCAGGAGGTCCAGCCCCGCTTGGCCCTCCTCGTTACGGTCGGGAACCGTTTGTCGGATGGACCGAAGCGCTTGATCCAGCGCGACGATACCCATGTCTTGCAACGCCTCGGCCCGTTCGTTGATCTCGGGGATGACCTCCGCTTCGATCAACGCTTCCAGATCTTGGCTGACGCGGACGTTCGGGCTGTCGACCGCAAAATACCGGTCGGCCATCACGGCGATCCGCCCCATCTCACTGATCACCCCGGCGGCGTTGAGTTGCTCGGGAGCCGCTCCGAGGAGTTCTTCCCACTCCCG
Protein-coding regions in this window:
- the moaA gene encoding GTP 3',8-cyclase MoaA, producing MSLALPILDDLPQRPKFAQGPRSLSAVKLLRLSLTDRCNLRCVYCMPDDGVTFYDHADLLSADDIVAVAAAAREAGVTHFKITGGEPTLRKDLVELVRRLAALGPEDLSMTTNGLRLGQRGGQLAHELREAGLDRITVSLDSLDPQTFGKISGDRGFTLEQVWAGINAATQAGFEKLKLNVVVIGGVNDHETPDFAALTLEHPWTVRFIEYMPLGESTLTQSLLGANTFTVDNQQIIQRIEAQHGPLVSVHRDREPGVGPAQVYRLDRPGVVPGRLGFISAMSQPFCETCNRLRLTARGELRACLFDGGEVDLLPTLRSNDDPQPDLIQLMARCVAEKPETHSPRGNRAMSQLGG
- a CDS encoding D-hexose-6-phosphate mutarotase, whose protein sequence is MPESILERAEEFSLPEALTVQPGEGELPRLRVETDHCSGAQYLHGATVTDWKPAGEEPVLFTSAHAVYRDGKAIRGGVPICFPWFGPHPTDPSAPAHGLVRTIPWRLTQTAQGPAGVETQMVTTLDQLHADYRVTFGKQLTLNLTVTNIADTDQTFEAALHTYFRVGDAREVTIAGLEYTRFIDKLQDMKVCDQGEHPVTFTAETDRVYVDTQATCVLNDPVMNRKIKVEKLGSLSTVVWNPWIGKSQSTADFGDDEWTGMCCIESANIGDEAVSLAPGASHTLLVKLSVETL
- a CDS encoding rhomboid family intramembrane serine protease is translated as MFFPISTDRKFKRTPWVNYGLIAANIIVYGFTWQSSQQFSLYSGGGYSIPEIFQNAPGVGLWLWPDEPNTRLYQFITYQFLHAGPEPMPFLGISMPLHLIFNMLFLYVFGNAVEDRMGKLGYLGFYLSAGVLAGLAHISDPTAGPVLGASGSVAAVTGIYLALFPLSNVTIAYWLLIFFGSFVISSMVLILFRVVLDLVFHFSGYGNTAYVAHLAGYLYGFIIGMAMLLTRLLPREPYDLLALIEQKRRRSQFKRLAAEGFKPWEHEQAADTSHTEAGSAAAVPAPSPMDQDLMQRRGEVSKAAADQDMALAAERYTALLENHPRQVMPQTTQLDLANQLMAEGRYDTAARAYELFLDTYRDYGQQSQIKLILGLIYARYLRQPDRARELLKAARSSLSSSEQALADQALSGIA